The region TTTatcaagaaataaatataacaaattGCTGATAAAATTTTATCAGACAATAGAAGTagacttaaaatatttttttaaaatttaataataaatataaatatatttaattaaatttttatatcatatttatttattgaaaattgtttttttttttaatgtatatGTTTGGTATACCTATCGAAATAATTTCGGCAAGATAAGTGCCGGTAGGTGATatataacatttattttatttacgaCAAAACATTAAACTTGAAATTATTACACACTTGAAAATCGAAAAACATAAATTATCCAACATAGATCGTGTATACATACACGTTTGATATTACAGCCTCAGTACGTAGTCTGCGGCAATGCTTATCGGTTCATTCCTCCGACAAACGGGGCAGCTGTTACCCCTTGTCCTTGATTTTGTTTCTCCATGTTGCCATGCCATCCTACAAATTTATACAAATATAAGAGATCAGGTCTTTCTATTCTAATCTTGCTGGAATTGAAGAGCAGTAGATTCCATATATGTTATGATTCTTTATCATCTTTTTCATACATAGGAAACTACGGGTCTCTAATTTATGTAAAATAACAATCCCATTCTCATTTTGCACTTAATCTTCCACCTTTCGTATTGAGCTTTCCATCTGAATTTATGATTTTTGGTTGTTGCAACATTTCGATGCTTACAAATTAAACACACCAAGCAAAACAGCATCAAGAAAAACCAGTAAATAATTACCAAGAGACATATCGAATCCACGGTGTTGGAGCTCTCGATATTCTTGACACAAGGCGCACGTTTCGCAACAACAATGAACCAAACAATCTCCGCATGGGGACTCAGGCAGCTTGTACTGAGTTCTCATTCGAGATCGATAGAAGCACGAATATATGCAAGTACATCCAGTGACAACTGCTATCAGGGCGTACAAAGCCCCACTGGCTCCGCAAGCTAATTTTCAACATGCAACATTCTCCATCATATTCGATATTatataaaatcaagtaaaagaataaataaaaatgacTCACAAGTTGACCCTTGATCAACTATCTCAGCAATTTGTCCAAAAGTGATACACGGGCACCAACATGTTAAGCAACCTGTGTATATAATTCAACGTCAGTTTCTGTACGATAAATTCAAAGTAAGATATAATTATAGACAAAaagttgtgtgagacggtctcacggatc is a window of Primulina eburnea isolate SZY01 unplaced genomic scaffold, ASM2296580v1 ctg1415_ERROPOS3700000, whole genome shotgun sequence DNA encoding:
- the LOC140820739 gene encoding protein PLANT CADMIUM RESISTANCE 2-like, with the translated sequence MGKAEDSMEKSQPPVEPPVYGRPQAATGIPMPALNVQGGDPGQWSTGLCDCCSDVPNCCLTCWCPCITFGQIAEIVDQGSTSCGASGALYALIAVVTGCTCIYSCFYRSRMRTQYKLPESPCGDCLVHCCCETCALCQEYRELQHRGFDMSLGWHGNMEKQNQGQGVTAAPFVGGMNR